The following coding sequences lie in one Cannabis sativa cultivar Pink pepper isolate KNU-18-1 chromosome 5, ASM2916894v1, whole genome shotgun sequence genomic window:
- the LOC133038470 gene encoding uncharacterized protein LOC133038470 — protein sequence MNIICWNARGLSNPRAFRQLRMLVSHHSPDVVFIMESKLRIGSLSKFRNVLKFPNGIEVPRVGLSGGLLFLWKSNVNVSMINYGINFVDCYMGFVDGPSWHFSGFYGAPSISQRQFTWELLKKLKDTAPLYPWLVMGDFNEVLSQSDKLGGPLRCENQIDAFRDAIDFCELHDLPYNGDRFTWHNNHSQTSNVKERLDYGFTNTFWADSFITQPVSHLDFFGSDHRALLFSVAIPNVQSQPRFKSRFRFEQIWLQEEKCHDIILEQWKNSATDPTNQVLQNISNCASQLQRWHHSKFSYMPKKIKISQDKVAALNNKHDTSIEHFEELRMSESILDELLTKEEEY from the coding sequence ATGAATATTATTTGCTGGAATGCTCGGGGCTTGAGCAATCCAAGAGCATTCCGTCAACTTCGCATGCTCGTTTCTCATCATAGTCCTGATGTTGTTTTTATTATGGAGTCAAAGCTTAGAATAGGGTCTCTTTCTAAATTCCGTAATgtattaaagtttcctaatggTATTGAAGTTCCTAGAGTTGGTCTTAGTGGGGGTCTTTTATTTCTTTGGAAATCTAATGTAAATGTATCTATGATTAATTATGGTATAAACTTTGTTGATTGTTACATGGGTTTTGTTGATGGTCCTTCTTGGCACTTTTCGGGTTTCTATGGTGCTCCCTCTATTTCTCAGAGGCAATTCACTTGGGaattgctaaaaaaattaaaagatactGCTCCTTTATACCCGTGGCTTGTCATGGGCGATTTTAATGAAGTCCTCTCTCAAAGTGATAAACTTGGTGGTCCATTACGTTGTGAAAACCAGATTGATGCTTTCCGAGATGCCATTGATTTTTGTGAACTTCATGATCTACCTTACAATGGTGATAGATTTACTTGGCACAATAACCATTCTCAAACTTCAAATGTTAAGGAAAGACTTGACTATGGGTTCACTAATACTTTCTGGGCTGATTCTTTTATTACTCAACCTGTTTCTCATTTGGATTTCTTTGGTTCGGATCACAGAGCCTTGTTGTTTTCGGTTGCCATCCCCAATGTGCAATCACAGCCGAGATTCAAGTCAAGATTCAGGTTTGAACAAATCTGGTTGCAGGAGGAAAAATGTCATGATATTATACTGGAACAGTGGAAGAATTCGGCTACTGACCCTACTAATCAGGTGCTGCAGAATATTTCTAATTGTGCATCTCAGCTTCAGCGTTGGCACCATTCAAAGTTCAGTTATATGCCGAAAAAAATCAAGATTTCCCAAGATAAAGTGGCTGCTCTTAATAATAAGCATGACACGAGTATTGAACATTTTGAAGAGCTTCGCATGAGTGAATCAATCCTTGATGAGTTACTAACTAAAGAAGAGGAATACTAG